A segment of the Prosthecobacter dejongeii genome:
CGGGCCATTAAACGCGAGCTGGGCCAGGCGACCGACTGGACGGCCCGCGATGTTACGGGGGGCATGCCATGGATTCCGGCCAATCGTGGGGCAGATCCAGCAGACTGCAGGATTAAAGGGGACAGCGCGGACGCTAACGCAGTGCTGAAAGCGTGGCCACATGGAACGGCGGTTTTGTTCCGCACAAAGGACGGGGAGCCGCTGAAACCTGGTCGCGTCAATTGGCTGTCCAGGGCAGGGGAGAAGCTGCGATCCAGGCCGAGCAGCCAGCCGGATGTGATGGTGCCCGTTGAGGACCTGCTAGGCGTGCACGTTTGTGAGTGGTGCCACGTGCACAGGGCATAAGGATTATTTAAGTTATCTTAACTAATGGGCAAAATCTGGAAATTTTCTACCCGCGCCGCGCGGCACGAGATCCCGTCACCCCAGAGAGCTAAAGATGCCTGCCACTTTCTTCACCAGCCAGAAAGCCAGGCGCACACCGATGACAAGCGCCCCCATTTTAACCAGGCCTTCAAGTGCTTCACTCATCGCGGAAGGGGCTCTTGATGACGCGAGCAACAAAGGCCACCAGAAGCAGGATAGACCAGGCGACCGTGAACATGGAAAGACTCATGGTTAGGCAGAAGGTGAGAAAGTTCATGTCCCTTTGATTTGCTGGATTGCTTGGTTAATGCCCTGATCTATTGGAGTCATCGGGGTAGGCGTTTCTTGGGCCATATTCTGGCCGGGAACGGTGACTGGGGGCAGGGTTTCGCGCTCTTTGGTGCGTAGAGGTCGAACGGCAATAATCCGCCCGGTGGTGGTGCGGAAGTAGTGCCAGCCTGCATAAGGAACATACTCGATAATTGGAGCACCTTCGTAGTTGAGACCAACAGCAAAGCGGAGGCCCCCGCGAGCATAGACGACGGCGCCAGATGAGGTATGCACGCGGCCTGCTAAGACCCATTCGTCTTGCTCGGACCATTCCAGCTCACGCAGGCCCCCGGTGCCTGGGGTAAAGTCGCCTGATTTGGGTTTGTCCCCTTTATCCGTGCCGGCTTTCGGATCTACGACCGGAGCCGCTTCTTTGGGTTTGGTCTTTTCTCCGAAGAAGTCCCTTTTAATTCGCCAGCCTGCCACGCAAAGGAGGGCCAAGCAGAGCAGGGGACCACCGACGAAGAGCAGGAGGCCTTTCTTTTTGCCTGCGTCCAAGCCCTTGCTGCTGCGGGTAGCATCCACCCGCATTGCCACAGATTCGGCCATTCCGTGGGTCTTGTAGAGCTTGCCCACGGCTGGATTGAATCGGTGCCAGGATTTGAGCCAGGGGGCTTTACTTTGGCCCTGGTAAACGACCCGGCAGAAGTCGCCTAAAATGTATTGAGCGAAGATGCCAACCAAGGGAATGCCCACGGTCTTAATGCACTTCGTGCGGTTCTGCGCCAAGCGTCGCAGGTCTGCAGACACGTTGTCTTCATGCTGGGCAATGAAGATGATTTCTAGACCAACGTGACGGGAAAGGGCGATCAGGTCGAAAACGGGTTGATGCTTGTCCTTGTTCTTCGCCTGATCTTTGACCCGAAACACAATGGAGGCTTCGTCAAAGACCACGATGTTTTCGCGGCCCTCAGCACCCCCGGTGATGC
Coding sequences within it:
- a CDS encoding zonular occludens toxin domain-containing protein produces the protein MSFTLITGLMGGGKSYLAVETCLQAAKEGAMVHTNLPLVQEEWEALGLWDKIVILPKEPSKWIRFEKKIIDGEETEVPTSDCITGGAEGRENIVVFDEASIVFRVKDQAKNKDKHQPVFDLIALSRHVGLEIIFIAQHEDNVSADLRRLAQNRTKCIKTVGIPLVGIFAQYILGDFCRVVYQGQSKAPWLKSWHRFNPAVGKLYKTHGMAESVAMRVDATRSSKGLDAGKKKGLLLFVGGPLLCLALLCVAGWRIKRDFFGEKTKPKEAAPVVDPKAGTDKGDKPKSGDFTPGTGGLRELEWSEQDEWVLAGRVHTSSGAVVYARGGLRFAVGLNYEGAPIIEYVPYAGWHYFRTTTGRIIAVRPLRTKERETLPPVTVPGQNMAQETPTPMTPIDQGINQAIQQIKGT